From Cricetulus griseus strain 17A/GY chromosome 1 unlocalized genomic scaffold, alternate assembly CriGri-PICRH-1.0 chr1_0, whole genome shotgun sequence, a single genomic window includes:
- the Clec2l gene encoding C-type lectin domain family 2 member L isoform X2 — MSILASKGCIKCETPCPEDWLLYGRKCYYFSEEPRDWNTGRQYCHTHEAALAVIQSQKELEFMFKFTRREPWIGLRRVGDDFHWVNGDPFDPDTFTISGMGECVFVEPTRLVSTECLATRPWVCSKMAYT, encoded by the exons ATGAGCATCTTGG cTTCCAAGGGCTGCATCAAGTGTGAGACGCCCTGTCCTGAGGATTGGCTGCTCTACGGAAGGAAATGCTACTACTTCTCCGAGGAGCCCCGAGACTGGAACACGGGGAGGCAATACTGCCATACCCATGAGGCAGCACTGGCTGTGATCCAGAGCCAGAAGGAACTG GAATTTATGTTCAAGTTCACACGGAGGGAACCCTGGATTGGCCTGCGCAGAGTTGGAGACGACTTCCATTGGGTCAATGGGGACCCATTTGACCCAGACAC atTCACCATCTCGGGGATGGGGGAGTGCGTCTTTGTGGAACCCACCAGGCTGGTGTCTACAGAGTGTCTGGCGACCCGGCCCTGGGTGTGCAGCAAGATGGCCTACACGTGA